The genomic segment AAGATCTGCAGAGGGTTGTGGGGGTGCTGGTCCTGCACCCAGGAAGTTCACTGGCTAACTGGCCATCCTTTCCTGGAAtccctgagagccagcaagatgggcgccttgacatttgggacaggactgagccaccccatgtctcttctgagtcttgtctttctgcctgtcctcctgacaaggtggcgctctgagcattttcatctcgagacaggaagacagagtctcacaggggcaaagtgacctgcccaaggccacacagccgcagccaggaggggctcagactccatttccagccccttcccactgggacatggcctgcagctgcagaaggccccagctgcagccctcAGAGTGTTCTCGGGAGTCATTTTGACTCCAGAGCCAGGGAAAGCAGGAGACTCCCAGGCCCCACATCTGCAACTGATAGCtattgataacaacaacaacaacaacaacaacaacaacaacaacaacaacaacaacaacaagtcaCGTCCAGAGCGTCCCAGGGCCAGAGTATcctccttgaaggcagaaggtgggtcagctggcctccttcctgccaggtagggtgggatcctggtcctcagcccctgccacagcactggtgggtttgggggaccccgcagcctctaaaagaagctcctggacccccttgccagccacttggcataccttctcccttctggctgccagcatttctttaatattcctcTTCCCATCCAGGTCCGAGAACCACCCTAGGTTGTCGGGGATGGTGTGGTGTGTCTGGCAGCCAGGACAGGTCACAATGACCACACCCTGGTGATAGGCAAGCTTGGAGATATGCTTGGAGGACCTAGTCCCAGAGACATTGCAGGTGATGACTAGCTGGTAGTGCGCGGGCGCGGGTCCCTTCTCAGAGCTGGAGggacgccagccccagccccagccccaggcccgcctTCACCCTGCGGCCTCCAGGCAGGCACCGAGCCCCCAGCCGCCACCTCAGGCCAAGCATCCGGGAGGCGCGCGCCTCTCAACAGTCTCGGCAGGCGTCTCAGCGCTGTCCACAGGATCCCGCCCGCCCGCAGGCCCCACCCGCCATGATCTGCGCAGCGGagaccgacccccgccccggctctccccgcgccccggctCTGCCCGCGCGGCAGAGGCCACCTCCGGACCAGACTGTCCAGCCACAGCCGAGATCGCGCCCTGCCCCAAACCCGGCTTTCCCGCcgcggccgagaacgacccccgccccggctctccccgccccATCTCTCCCCGCCACGCCAAGTTCGCGCCACACCCCAGCTGTCCCGCCGCAGCGGAGATCGCCCCACGCCCCATGCCCCGGCTCGCCCGGCGCGGCCGAGACCGACCCacgcccggctctccccgcgccgcGGCTCTCCTCACACGGCAAAGGACGCCTCCGGACCAGACCGTCCAGCCGCAGCCGTGATCGCGCCACGCCCCAACCACGGCTTTCCTGGCGCGGCCGagaccgacccccgccccggctctccccgcgccccggctTTCCCCGCGCGGCCAAGGCCGCCCCCCACCACAGCTGTCACgccgcagccgagatcgccccaCGCCACATGCCCCGGCTTTACCGGCGAGGCCTAGACCGACCCcgaccccggctctccccgcgcgcccgaggacgccccccaccccagctgtcccggcgcagccgagatcgccccccgCCCTAAGCCCcggctttcccggcgcggccgagaacgacccccgccccggctctccccgcgcagcCGAGACCGCCCCAACCGGGCTCTCCgctcctggcccagcccttcccctgcccctgctccgcaGATTTCTCCCGTCCTGTTCTGGCCCTTCCCGCACAGCCCATACCGCCACTCTCCCCGCCCCAATTCTGCGCGCGGCCCAGGCCACGCCTTCGACATCTTGGAAGCAGGCTTCCCTAGGCTGCTGCTTTAAAGATggttttgaaggggaaaaaaaggaaaaacagaaaagaacataaatacaaaacagacacactcatagaaatagaaaacaaacttgtggttgccaaggggcaggggcgtgggacgggacagactgggagttggaaatgtgcagatactgacaggcagatgcagaatagatgaacaagattatactgtatggcacagggaaatacatacgagatcttgtggtagctcacagccaaaGACATTGTTCCAAAGAATAAATGCATGTTCACGTATCACTGACAAGTTGTGCTCTCCACGGGAAATTGACAAAATGATGAAGAAAGATTAATCAATTGCCCAAATGCCTGTCTATATAAATCAACCTTTTTAAGTAAAATACCAAAAAGTGGAGGGGGAAAACAAAAGCTGCGGATTCTTTCCATAGCATCCCGGTGTGTTTGACGACATGGAGTGACCCTATTCGTTCCTTCAGCGAGCGTTCGTTGAACGCCTCCTGTGTGCCTGATACTGTGCCTGGTGCCCAAGAAATACTCCTTGTCCTGAAAAAGCATACAGTCGGACATGGAAATAAGCAGCTACAGCAGCGTCTGGGCAGTTCTGTCCTACTCAGCCGGGCCCCGCTAGTTCAGACATGATCACAATTTGGGGAAGGCCTGAGATAAGGACTGTATTCGTGCTAGTCCAGAAAGCATGTCGTCTAAGCgaactgaaagagaaagcacCTAAGAGTACAAATGGCTTCAAGGGCCCTAAGAGCATCCATTGACATGCTACAGCAGTGAAGGCAGAATCCACTTTaaggagcagagaacagagaaagcacTCACCTTACAAGGGCAGACCTCTGACTGCCCTGTTGCCATCCCACTTGAGGGAGTGGGAcctataggaaggaaaagtgaccTGAAAGTCAAAAGGTAAGTGGTAATATGATAAGGCTGAGAAAGGGCCAAATGAGCAGCCGTGGCAATGacacagtgacttcagtgaatcggTCTCGTGGGAGCTGCCTGAACATGGAACCCCCaatatctcagtggcttaatacaATCCCGGGCTTTTCTTCACTTGCGTAACGTCCAAAAGGGGCTTATCTTCCTTGGTGGGTAGCTCTTCTCCTAGCCAGAGTTCAGGGATCCAGGTTCTTTTTATCCACTGAATCTATCATTTCGACGTATGGCTTCTCAGGTCTCAAGGACGTGAAGGAGAACGTGTAGGAGGTTTTTATGGGCTGTGCTGAAGTTCACATGCCACCGTCAGACCTCAACAGCTGAGCGTGCCCGACTGTGAGGGAGGCCGGGAAATGGAGTCCAGCCGCATCTGTGCCCACGAACAGGAGGAAGTGACCTTGGTAAGCAGCTAGGCCAGACCGCCACACGGAGCTAGAGGTAGAGGCCAGCTCCCTGTGGGTGGGCACCCTCTCGCCCTGACCTTGCTATCTCTGATGCCGAGTTGAGAATCTTGGGCCCCCCGGTCATGAGGCCCCTACTGTCATTTCCTCCATGCCATGCTGCCCGTGGCCTTGCTCTCTCTCACGTCCCCATTGTAGTCCATCAGAACAAAGATTACTTCCTGATCACATCCTTCCTTGTCGTTCAGTTTACTCGCTGGCCTTCCTCCTACCTGGACGGAAGCTCCCTGAATGCAGGGAAGCAGCCTATGAGATGGTCACGTCACTCTACCGATGTCAGCCACcatctgcccatctgtccctgggtCACTGCATATCCAGCTGGAGAAGTTCAGCCTGCCAGACTGTGTAATCAGAGAAGCGGACAGttttcctgctcccaggactgtGCTACTGAGTGTGCACAGTGGACACAGGCTGTCTCTGAtcccagttccagccctgctaCCTGCGTGGCCTTGACTCATGAGCTCTAACCTTCCAGCAAGGGCCTCAGACTTTCTCACTCGGTTTGCTTTAGAAAACcgaaaccctcagacctcaggatgctATTGCCCATTTCTCCTGTGTGGGGACAGTTTCCTGCTGGCGACACAGAGTGTGAGCACTGgtttacaaagacacacacacacacacacacacacacacacacatatacaaagacacacacatagacacccgTGTACAATGACATTGAATAAGAATTATCGCATCCCATCATAAGAGGAACAGACgtggaggaggaagtcagaggaagataaCTTGGGTTGCAGGCAACACCTACAGGTGACATGACTCTCCAATTTTTTAGGCCTTATTCCACTTGCACCTGAGGACATCCCTAGAAGTACTTTCTAGAATCATTcccactgggcagctggggagacacaccggcctggacacacaccaggacttccccaggatggagaacaggtaaggatgaggagtggattctggaagccagggcgtCTCCTCAAAGCTGCCTGCAGAACCTCCCCCGGCAGCTATAGAGACGGCGGGGCTGCTCTAACTGTGCAAGGTGCGGGTTTGCGTGGAGAAGGGCGTGAGCAGgcaagcagcccagagggctcATGTGGAGGTGTcttctgaggagggggttccaggaagtggaccccaggaagtgacatcacctccttaacagaccccaaccgaaatggaacctggttaccaggcacccacatttggacaacagctccagagccagcgcacttggctggagacagttgaagacacaggatgttctcctcttgtttcccggtctcccggggcttctccgccaggaaaccctggactgcgaggttcttcggtggctgtaggcgtctgtggaaccctccacccaggcgcctgtggcctattttgaggaggtcacctaaggtaacgctgggtggcctggagaaggccagtctgggaccggcctccatggggggccctccctgggcaggcccactttccctcatctccatgtcgctgaagggggacttgagaggaggtgtcccctctgggcaggaatggcttgttgaacacttggtgacccggtggtcctgtcatggccgcacccaaggacagggctgataagggggaaagaggactcctgaggggcaTCATCTCTGGGTCAACGGGAATACAAGGCACCCACTTTGTCAGCTtttctgcccctgaaggaggtctgTGCAGACAGTGGTGGATGTGTGTCAGGACTGGAGATGTCTAGTGGGTCGGAgaaccagacagggctctgaggctcctgcctggcctctgggcactgtatttacaggactccacacacgggacgggacaggacctggtccacggagatccccgctccacctccctgcaggaggcgcaggtgccccacgagagcagcagagcccaggacgcgctcagggtgagtgcgagcgaggagactccacacccaggaagccccgggccccgctgctgccccgctactcccctgggctgcctcttaaGAGAGCTGCTGGCAAAGGCATCTGATGCCCCGTCTCCCCCATCTGCCGTCacaacccaggccctgccttggccagacgcaaagtcagtgcccacatatgagtccgaatctcagaaagagactcggacagaacttcagtctatgtgaagtcaagggtatttctgcatttttctacacgttgtcctgtttcttctccatccccacgtgtccacattaacctgaagatcctgagccctcccaccccaggctcagccGCTGTGTTCTCATCCCTAGAATGGGATGCTGTGACAGCAGTCACGGGGATGATGTGGTCCatgcagggaggggccggcactgTGGTGCCGACACAGGGATctgagacactgatgcatttcATCATCGCCCTTCGCCCCAGGTACTGGTGATGCCGAGAACCTAGGATCTGCTTCAGGGCTCCCCTGTTCCACCTCAGGCACAAGAGCTTGAGGCTTGAGGATTCGGTCTAATCTCCAGCCCCAAGTGCCTGGGGGTCCCCGGTGCTGCCTCTGATCCATGtctttcctctttccaccccaggggggagctggaccatcagggagcggggatgaggcctacagggcttggagcctccagcgacacaggctggagaagctggtggcaaagctggtgCCTGCCGTCCTGGGCGGGCACCCCTCTTACGTGAACACATTTCTGGGCAATTATCGAGCTCTTGCCaccgcccagcaggtgctggaccatctgttccaaaggtgagcactgtgtcttcatgggacattggggacctggccacctaccatcagagccatgaggcattgttcctctacctctctgagcctcagtgtcccccctgcacgctggggtcaagagaggatcaggccctaggagggtaggaacagagggagatcttcatggaaggtgctctccggggacctggctcacggaaagggcagctggcggggctgtggttgtgcgaatttcattgtcctcctgcccaagagctagcgtctgcctcctgtgtcactgggactttggccacgggtggaactgttttcccatttcaaaggggatcggtgacgccattagctgtccctgtcctgggagagtgagaacagtgatccctgggagggacaagtggggtcccaggcccactgaGATGTGCGCCttggggccaggtgggctcactcactcattcctcaaatgtatagaaagggcccccagggacaggggcttttctaggaacaaccatcatttaatacATCGAGCAGACAtcagctctgccctccagggcttccattctctcgggtgtcacactgtcacactagacagcacatccagctagtgtgttcgggacagtccatgtgacgccttcctgctctcctctagatacggatgcgtcctccctgttacggaagaggacgggggacccctgcaccagctgaagcagtgagtctcttggattgaagcgggaaggactccttccccaaatagtgtgtgaagctatgggctctctggttgggcagaggtgggcgggATCCTGGATCCCGCATATCCTGTGAgtctggcttgagagcagaagtcctagggcttcccctggcaaagaagagacaagacccagagagctgtggatgCGACTGTGGCACTgtgaggggcatctgggaggtcagaggacagagtcaaaagtgaagaaaacccacaagcatcccctatccatcccatccctgcccacacgcccTTTGGGAGACACAGACCACAAGGGGTAGAGAGCATCGTGCCCACCAACTAGTGTAGcctcaatggtggggactcagctggtgctcaggggacccagggagcctcaggggacagctgagcccatcctgatgatgctgagtggcaggggcagaaggagacccaggcagggtccctggaggattgtgcagccagcaggtgcaggagctaaagtctgaggagtgaggaggcccgtgggcagcctggatggccgacacagcctgtctgttccctcctggctcaggcactcatagagcagctcctgtgtcccttagagggcagtgcgcagagcacacagcctgcctgtcctcacagacgtgccatccagtggggaggggcagggagagggacatagcagtgtgacaggtgtccctgaagcAGTGGACAGGTGGTCACGCCATTGAGCCAGTgctgtcccttcagaaggcttgtagcagcccctcctctgtgtccaagcccgcctctgcccacactgccagctgagatgggacatggagcagagccggcctctggatgggcaggagccaaaggcaaaaagTCCCCGGTCCCTGCAGGGCTACCCTGGGAGCCCAATGTGGTAGGAAAGGCtaagcctctgactctggtgtccccctgactgcacccagggccatggcctccatcctgggcacctggctgtTCCAGTACCCAGACGActtccaccagcctccagaattcccaTGCCTGAAGACCGTTGTAGCTTACGTAGAgctcagcatgcctggctcagacctggagcagcaggcccacctcctcctggcacagctggagcaactggaactcccagaggcagacagtgatggtgaggaggatgcagggtgggggatctggtgggtggggaggggacggcactggaccccacagagcagagcctgggaagactccctgggggtggaatcctggagtgagatttgattgagtagcagtgagggctcccctggctttgggagacacgtgggaaagcagtcctattgatgagagtttcccttcttggagctacagcaccagctccagaacccgctggggaaacccctctgggtggagcgccagctccagctctcctgcctgcgacagcgccagagccagagccagagccagagccagagccagagccagagccagagccagagcagagggacgcGCTGTAAGTATCCGTCTGGCTCGGCTGCCTCCCGCCGCCTTCAGGGCCGGGCCGCCCACTCTTCCTGAGGTGTCTGTGATTTACAATTCCGGATTATTCTTAGAGGTGATAACATATTCCTTGCGGCCtgttgtgtctgtgttttatggTTAATAGAAACTTCAAAGTGCCCTACATGTCTCTGTTTGGATAGACTCacttctctgcaccagacacacagggcggGGATGTGGACAAGTGGCCCCAACacgttcccaccctctccctgcaggtcctgtgaggcagcggcctcctccctcttgtctgctgtggacccagggcccagctcagggcctccatCAACACTCCCTGAGACCCCACCCTTGGTAAGTGGCCGCTCATGGCATGATCAAGACAAGGACTTAGAAGGCAAGCCCAAATTTTGACCTTAgaggatttgttttcttccagcagtgagactgattttgtgtttgtgtgaatgttgCCTGTTTGTCCGACATCCATGGAGCCAGCAGCTCACATGCCATTCCCCGTACGGCCACCAGAGGGAGGGATGtcactgcttctgagaaacactgttccattccaaagtgctccttcccaatttagccctcctcagaacatgttttagaaagtgaggatttctttaagctatagaggtttggtttttttcttcaatCTCGTTTCAGCTCTAATCTCAATACACTTTAATTCACAAACAGAAATTGAGCCACTGAGTGGAAGTCGTCACTTGGGATACACAGACGTGTGTtcttctgtgtccagcccccatctgtgtccacctctgtcccttcctctctccctccaaccgtctgcgtttgtaaatatctacttaaataaaagactttgacaatcagtgcaatgtacaagagatattgtaattcatgttgccttgtgtgcgtgtgatgtagacttgggtagaaagcggtctgctcacaggacagtggggttgtccctgaatccctaggagaCAGTTGAAGCGGGGCAGTAGGTCTCAGTGGGAGTCACTCACCAGGGAAGTtctcctgctcagcacagccaaggtgggtcctcatcgacttctatccccagagcactgaatctgctttcccctggggagctttgctacaatcccgtgtatcctaaagtgtcagaagaaagaacagtgatgataagaactgtgggagagggacaggttttgatttta from the Vicugna pacos chromosome 11, VicPac4, whole genome shotgun sequence genome contains:
- the LOC140699752 gene encoding ral guanine nucleotide dissociation stimulator-like, producing MFSSCFPVSRGFSARKPWTARFFGGCRRLWNPPPRRLWPILRRSPKDSTHGTGQDLVHGDPRSTSLQEAQVPHESSRAQDALRGGAGPSGSGDEAYRAWSLQRHRLEKLVAKLVPAVLGGHPSYVNTFLGNYRALATAQQVLDHLFQRYGCVLPVTEEDGGPLHQLKQAMASILGTWLFQYPDDFHQPPEFPCLKTVVAYVELSMPGSDLEQQAHLLLAQLEQLELPEADSDAPAPEPAGETPLGGAPAPALLPATAPEPEPEPEPEPEPEPEPEQRDALSCEAAASSLLSAVDPGPSSGPPSTLPETPPLKLSH